A portion of the Mytilus galloprovincialis chromosome 12, xbMytGall1.hap1.1, whole genome shotgun sequence genome contains these proteins:
- the LOC143055364 gene encoding L-xylulose reductase-like encodes MSSIDSTMPQPEAVVYCMAKVAIDMLTKCLAKELGPRGVRVNAINPGFIDDTNILRNSSRKFADKDQKKFADKYANLAHLKRAGKLSDVVSLLLFLASDEASYITGSINNIDGGYHLYP; translated from the exons ATGTCGAGTATCGATTCCACAATGCCG cAACCGGAAGCAGTAGTTTACTGCATGGCAAAAGTAGCTATTGATATGCTTACAAAATGTCTAGCCAAAG AATTAGGTCCTCGTGGTGTAAGAGTGAATGCCATCAA TCCTGGCTTCATTGATGATACCAATATTCTTCGTAATAGTTCTAGGAAGTTTGCAGATAAAGACCAAAAGAAG TTTGCAGACAAGTATGCAAATCTGGCACACCTAAAGAGGGCCGGAAAACTATCAGATGTTGTTTCTCTCTTGCTCTTCTTGGCGTCAGATGAAGCATCGTACATTACCGGGAGTATCAACAATATCGATGGTGGATATCATTTATATCCTTGA